Below is a window of Defluviimonas sp. SAOS-178_SWC DNA.
GCAACAGCGCCGCTTGCTGCGTCCCCGCCGTTCATTTCGACAGGGATCTTACGCCCCTTGGACAACGGGATAACCGCCTCGTTTGGGTGGAGGATCGACGGGATTCCGCTGGTGTTCGGGGTGCCTTGGGCGAAGTGCGGGGCAGGCGAGAATGACGCCGTTGTTGCGTGAGCCGCAGACATTGCCGGGCGGTCGCTGTACCCGTCCTGCGAATGAGCGTATCCCGGTCCAGCCATAACAGCAGCGACCCGCGCTGTCCCAGCACGTCGTTTTTAGATGGGCCATCTCGTCGTGCGGTAGCGGGCGGATATCGGCTTCGTCATGCCCCCGTCGATCCGAGGGACGCGCTATGCGGATCTTCGCTCGCTGCTTTTGTTGCGACAATGCCGATAAGGGCGTAAGTCTGGATTGACGGCTTCCTTCAAGTCTGAGAAAGTAACTAGTTAATTACATAGCGGTGAACCGCAAACTGCGACTGGGAGGAAGTATATGAGACTGCCTATGCAAGCACGGCTGCAATTGTCTGCCAGAATCGGCGCACTTGCAGCTCTTTTCGCGATCGGTGTGTATGGCGACAAGGCGCTGGCCGCCGATATTCAGATCAAGATCGGGCACGACATGCCGGAGTTCAGCCCGCACCACAAAGCCGTGGTGCGCTGGAAGGAACTTGTGGAGGAACACAGCAACGGCAAAGTGGAAGTCATGATCTTCCCCGCCAGCATACTCGGCTCGGCCACGCAGATGGTTGAGCAGGTGCAAGCCGGTGCGCTGGAGGCGGCAATGCTTCCGAATGCGCAAATTGCTCCGATTGCACCTGAACTTACCGTCCTCGACCTGCCGTATCTGTTTCCCAACCGGGAAATTGCCCATGCAGTTGTCGACGGTCCGGTCGGCGACACTATCCTCGCTGTCTTGGATAAATCCAACATCATCGGCCTTGCTCACTGGGAAAGCGGATTCAAGCAGTTCACGGGCAATTTCCCCATCGCCGCGCCCGCCGACTACGAAGGTCGCAAGATACGCACCATGCCATCGCAGGTCGTCCAGCAACAGTTCCAGGCTTTCGGAGCAGTGCCGACCCAGATCGCCTTTTCCGAACTCTACAGTTCGCTGCAGCAGGGTGTTGTGGATGGGCAGGAAAACCCCATTGCGACGATCGCGGCAGGAAAGCTGTATGAAGTTCAACCCTACATTACGCTCTCCGATCACGGGTTTCTGGGCGAAGTCTTCATGATCAACAAGACCTTTTTCGAAGGACTTGATCCGGAAATCCAAACGGTTCTGCGCGAGGCGGCATGGGAAGGGCGGGATTATCAGCGGCAGTTGATCGCCGAGAACGAGCAGGAACAACTGGAGATGTTCAAGAAAGCGGGCGTTAACATCATCGAATTGACGCCCGAAGACCGAGAAAAGTTCGTCGCCGCCGCGCAACAAGTGCATGAGTGGTATCGTTCACAGAACGGTGGAGAGCTTCTTGATGCCATCCAGGCGGACATAAAAGAACGTGAAGCAGGCGGGAACTGAACCCTCGCTAAGGAGCCTAGGAGCTGCGATGAAAACGATTGACCGTGCTCTCTCGGCCTTGGAACGGTGGATTGTCGGCGGCGCAATGCTGCTGGCAGTCTGCATCCTTTTGGCAAATGTGTTCCTGAGATACACATTCGCCGCTCCAATTTCATGGGCGGAGGAGTTGGCAATTCGACTAGTGATTTGGATGGTGTTCGTAGGGTGCAGCATCCTCGTGCGAGAGCAAGGACACCTGGCGATCGATCTGTTGCCGCGCTCGCTATCTGACCGTATGCGCGGCGGGCTTACCATTCTCGTGTGGCTTATCTCGGGCGCATTTCTCGCCTGGCTCCTTCTGGTCAGC
It encodes the following:
- a CDS encoding TRAP transporter substrate-binding protein: MQARLQLSARIGALAALFAIGVYGDKALAADIQIKIGHDMPEFSPHHKAVVRWKELVEEHSNGKVEVMIFPASILGSATQMVEQVQAGALEAAMLPNAQIAPIAPELTVLDLPYLFPNREIAHAVVDGPVGDTILAVLDKSNIIGLAHWESGFKQFTGNFPIAAPADYEGRKIRTMPSQVVQQQFQAFGAVPTQIAFSELYSSLQQGVVDGQENPIATIAAGKLYEVQPYITLSDHGFLGEVFMINKTFFEGLDPEIQTVLREAAWEGRDYQRQLIAENEQEQLEMFKKAGVNIIELTPEDREKFVAAAQQVHEWYRSQNGGELLDAIQADIKEREAGGN
- a CDS encoding TRAP transporter small permease, with the protein product MKTIDRALSALERWIVGGAMLLAVCILLANVFLRYTFAAPISWAEELAIRLVIWMVFVGCSILVREQGHLAIDLLPRSLSDRMRGGLTILVWLISGAFLAWLLLVSSQHTINAYRSGQVLPMLQLPIWLGYLAIPVGSLLMIVRILQHIGRALCIGIDWFDFREHGISE